In the Hordeum vulgare subsp. vulgare chromosome 7H, MorexV3_pseudomolecules_assembly, whole genome shotgun sequence genome, one interval contains:
- the LOC123413664 gene encoding GDSL esterase/lipase At3g09930-like, translated as MKLLPAALGLVLVLLLVLNPNGVEARPAPTDGHQKKQSSNTFFVFGDDFADNGNLPLTDPVTEMSRQWAYPYGSGYVDADGFPRPNTPSGRFSNYKIQSDFIATMLGLEEAPPPHARTAEKTCDPSGMTFACGGAGVFDSISNDVPTLANQVQTFKKMVKDGTITENQLGRSVALVAFSGNDYASTGVIGLSNPNDINAYIGKVTKEIAANVEQLQKIGVKKVLVNNLHPIGCTPSQTRNNNYTTCDIFGNLGASIHNSNLKQVMEVKKNVHIVDLYTAFTNIVDHASGKGSELSKQFKRKMSPCCESLDSKGYCGQQGESPSELLYNVCDKSNKFFYWDDMHPTHAGWEAVMKQLEKPLRGFIDQD; from the exons ATGAAGCTTCTTCCGGCCGCCCTCGGCCTCGTCCTCGTCCTGCTCCTCGTTCTGAATCCCAATGGTGTGGAGGCCCGGCCTGCGCCTACCGACGGCCATCAGAAGAAGCAGTCGAGCAACACCTTCTTCGTCTTCGGGGATGACTTCGCCGACAACGGGAACCTCCCTCTGACTGACCCTGTCACAGAGATGTCCCGGCAATGGGCCTACCCCTACGGCTCCGGCTACGTCGACGCCGATGGGTTTCCACGGCCGAATACTCCGTCTGGTCGCTTCTCAAACTATAAAATCCAATCAGATTTTATCG CAACAatgttgggcctagaggaagcccCTCCGCCGCATGCCCGCACAGCGGAGAAAACCTGCGACCCCTCAGGCATGACCTTTGCTTGTGGTGGCGCCGGCGTGTTTGATAGTATCTCAAACGATGTCCCCACCCTCGCCAACCAGGTTCAGACTTTCAAGAAGATGGTCAAGGATGGGACAATCACAGAAAATCAATTGGGTCGCTCAGTAGCGCTCGTGGCATTTTCAGGCAATGACTATGCAAGCACCGGCGTCATCGGCTTAAGTAATCCCAACGAT ATCAATGCTTATATTGGGAAGGTGACCAAGGAGATTGCAGCCAATGTGGAACAGTTACAGAAGATTGGGGTGAAAAAGGTTCTTGTGAACAACTTGCACCCCATCGGTTGCACGCCATCACAAACTCGAAATAACAACTACACCACATGCGATATCTTTGGAAATTTGGGCGCATCCATCCATAACAGTAACTTGAAACAAGTGATGGAGGTAAAGAAAAATGTCCACATTGTCGATCTATACACCGCCTTCACTAATATTGTGGATCACGCGTCAG GTAAAGGCTCAGAGCTATCCAAGCAGTTCAAACGCAAGATGTCACCATGCTGCGAGAGTTTAGACTCGAAAGGTTACTGCGGACAGCAAGGCGAATCGCCGTCAGAACTTCTCTACAATGTGTGTGATAAGTCAAACAAATTTTTCTATTGGGATGACATGCACCCCACACATGCCGGGTGGGAAGCAGTGATGAAGCAGTTAGAAAAGCCTTTGAGAGGATTTATAGATCAGGACTAA